Below is a window of 'Nostoc azollae' 0708 DNA.
TTTGTTGTTGATGTAACGAAATAGACAGAATAATTCTGTCTGTGTGGATGAGGACATACGCAATAGAATTAGAAACATGATTCACTTTTTAACTGGCGCTGTGAAGAAATCGTGGAGAAGTTCACCTATTGATCAATATAATATTATCTTAAATTAAGGTATTGTTTAAATCAATTAAATTTTCTCGTAGACATTTAGTATTGTTATGAACAACTTCTGTAATCTCCTCCGTGAACCCCTGCGTTAAAAAAATCCTCGGAAATAAAAATGCAATTTTGATGATTTCATCATGGAAATCACATATAAAGTAGTCTAAAAGTTTCCCAAGTTATAGCTAATTGGTAAAATATAGATACCAAAATTAGGGCAAGAAATTTAAAATTAATTAAAACTAATATTAGTCTTGGTAATTTCCCTATAGAATTTGATCAATGGATTGCTTTATAGTGATAAGGACTGATTCTGGGAAATAAAGGAGAATTCATTGATATTTTTAGGTAAAAATACCTGCGAGTTCTAACTTTCACTTTTTAGCTTTTTGGCTTCTCTGTGTTTCATGTTCCAAATTAGTCAAGATGAAAAAATGTGAGATTGGGGAGTCTTGAAACTTGCGTAAACCAGTTTTTCACCGCATTTGTGCGGTCATTCACAACCAAATTCCCCAACTGGCTAGAGTACGCCAACTATGACCCTTAGTATTACAGATTCAGCTGTCAACGCTGCTATTGCGGCCATATCTTCGGAGTCAGCTACAGCAGAGGAAAAAATCCAAATGCTGATAGAAATAGCCCAAGATTCTCAAAAGAAAGCTAAAAATTCTCAAGATTTACGGAATGCAATGCGGCTATTTTATCATGCCTATCAAATGTGTGGTGATGACTATGCTTTGCTAAAAGCAAGAACTAAAATAGGAATGGCGGGGATATTACAAATTAGTCCTGATTCTACTCCTCAATTACTACAACAATCTAAAGCGGATTATGAGGAAGCATTAGAAATTTTACAAAAACATGCTACAGCTGAAGAAGTAGCAGAAGCTCAGATGAATTTGGGGTTAGTGTTGCAATCCCTAGTGCCCTACAACTTAGCGCGGATAACTGATAGTATCCAAGCCTATCATGAAGCACTGCGGGTATTTAGCTGGCAAGATTACCCACAGGAATACGCAATTTTATACAATAATATTGCGATCGCATATCTTTCTATGCCAATGGCATCAGAACGGGAATATTTACGTCAAGGGTTAGCAGTACAGTCTTTTGAAGTCGCACTCAAACATATTAACCTGATTGATCATCCCAGGGAATATGCAATGTTGCAAAATAACTTAGGTAATGCTTTGCAATATTTAATTAGTTCCCATCCTGTAGAGAATAATTTGCGGGCTATTGCTGCATACAACGAAGCCTTAAAAGCGCGTAATCCCAGAGATACACCCTTAGAATATGCTAACACCGTCTCTAACAAAGCTAACGCCCTTTTCAACTTACCTGATCATCCAGAAAAGCCAGAATTAGGAAATCCGCAGAATTTGTTAAAAGCACAAGCATATTATCAAGAAGCTTGGCAAATATTCACCGCACATCAACAGACAGAACAAGCCGAAATTGTAGCGAAAGCACTACAAGATCTACAAATAGAAATTCAAGCAATTAGCATTTTAAATTGATAACTACAGTGCGTCTCATCGGACTTAGTTTAATTAGTCTCGAATTCTATTCACAAGCCAACAAATTCAGAAAGGTAGGAAAATCACAATGTTGGAATTTATCCATGATCCTGTCTTTAGAGATTTTTTACATAGTTTGAATACGGAATTAAATTTTAAAACCGAATTAACTTGGTTAATAATCTCTTTAATTTTCTCAATGATTGGCGGAGCAATTGGTGCTATGCTCCTAGCAGGTAAAGAAATCGGCTATAAATTTGCTGCTACAATTGGCAGTTTATTTGCCCCGGTTGGTGTGATTCCGGCAATTATTTTAGGTTTATGTATGATCAATTTATTATCTAAATACTAGGAGATTTGTATGTTGCAACTAAGCTGGTTTTCCTTCAAATTATTGTTGAAGGGTAAACTATTTCGTGACCCTCTGTATTTTGTCCGCCAAACTACCATTGCTAGTAGTATCGGCACACTGTTATTAGTGTTATTAGCACAGCTAGAAATTCCCCTGTGCATCCCCATCACTGTATCCAGCTTAATTACAGGTGTAATAATGCCTTTCCTGCTCAAAGATTTCCGAATGAAATGAGTTTGAACAAATACCAAGTTGGAAGTTATTGATCCCTACAGATTTATCTGAGGGATTGAATTATTATTAATCGCAAATGAACGCAGATAGTTTATGGATAATTTAGAGAATTTGATAGGTGATATTCAGAGATTTGACGCAATTATTTCTGAGTGGGATGAAAGTCAACGGTGTGTTGCTGTCGGTTTGCAAAGGGCTATTGAATCTCTTCATAAAGCTGCATTGACTAATTTAGTCAGAAGTCTGAAACAAGACAACATATCAGCTTTATATAATGCAGTAGATGATGAAATTGTCTATGCTGTTTTGCTATATCATAATTTGGTTAAACCACCATTATCAGAAAGGATAAAAACGGCATTAACCGAAATTCGCCCCAGCTTACAAAGTCATGATAGTGATGTAGAATTAGTAGCAATTAAACCACCAGATAGAATAGACGTTAAATTAATTGGTAGTTGTAGTAATTGTGCTAGTTCAACTTTAACCTTAACTCAGTTAGTAGAACAAACCGTTAAAAAATATTGTCCAGAAATTAGCAATATAGTTGCCGTTAATAATAGCCCTAATGCCACCCTTACTCCTATTAATATAAATTCCTATTGGATGGGAGTAGCGAATGTAAATGACATTCCTGACAATCATGTATTAGCAGTTAAACTTGAAAATCAAAACATATTTTTATACCGACAGGGTAATAATATAATCTGTTATCGTAATGCTTGTTCTCATTTAGGTCTTCCCCTGGATAAAGGTAAGGTAGAAAATGACATTATCACCTGTGCATCACATCAATTTCGATATGATTTAAAGACAGCTGAATGTTTAACAGTACGTGATGTTTCTCTTCAATCTTATGAAGTGAGAGTTAAGGGTGATAAGGTTTATGTGAAAGTGGAAAAGTGAGAATAGGCAGTTTACGAAACCGATTGTTTTCCTCTGTATCAACAGATTTAGTCACCTTCTGGAGAAGTTTTTTATTTGCGATCGCATATCGACTTTAATCCTAAAACCGAATATGGGATAAACCCAAAAAAAAACGCAGATAATTAATCCGCGTCTATATGCGTACATCTCCGTTAAATTAAAACCCTAAGTACTACGGAAACGTGCTAACTGCTCACCTGTCTTAGCATCATGGGCAATATTATCTAACAATTGATCGCCTAGCTTTCAATACCTAACAATAAAGAAAAGAAAGCACTTTGTGAAGGTTTAGCAGTACAAACATTTGATGAGGCACTCAAACAAGTTAATTTGCTCGAACATCCTAGAGAATATG
It encodes the following:
- a CDS encoding NifU family protein, translating into MDNLENLIGDIQRFDAIISEWDESQRCVAVGLQRAIESLHKAALTNLVRSLKQDNISALYNAVDDEIVYAVLLYHNLVKPPLSERIKTALTEIRPSLQSHDSDVELVAIKPPDRIDVKLIGSCSNCASSTLTLTQLVEQTVKKYCPEISNIVAVNNSPNATLTPININSYWMGVANVNDIPDNHVLAVKLENQNIFLYRQGNNIICYRNACSHLGLPLDKGKVENDIITCASHQFRYDLKTAECLTVRDVSLQSYEVRVKGDKVYVKVEK